A region from the Citrobacter telavivensis genome encodes:
- a CDS encoding transporter substrate-binding domain-containing protein — translation MSPAKKILLLVSLLSTVITLPASANVLEEIQKRGEIRVATDLSIPPSGMLDASMKPVGSDVETAELLAKDWGVKLKFIETTGPTRIPNLQTGKADIIISTLSVTPQRAQVIDFSRAYAGLRSVIGAPAATKISDWGDLKGHAITVTRGTTQDSMLTKDAMKNGVTIQRYDDDATLVTAAVSGQAYAVATSATLVNQIKKQNPKLAFEPKMTLTVFDLAIGLKKNEPELKEKLDQWIVTNLKNGKLNAIYEKYHGEPIPAEIISRP, via the coding sequence ATGAGCCCTGCAAAAAAAATCTTACTGCTCGTGTCGTTACTGTCCACCGTTATCACCCTTCCTGCCTCGGCAAATGTCCTGGAAGAAATTCAAAAACGAGGTGAAATACGCGTTGCCACCGATTTATCCATTCCACCTTCAGGAATGTTGGATGCCTCAATGAAGCCGGTTGGATCCGATGTTGAAACCGCGGAGCTGTTGGCTAAGGACTGGGGTGTGAAACTGAAATTCATTGAAACAACAGGTCCGACGCGGATACCTAATTTACAGACCGGGAAGGCCGATATCATCATATCCACCCTTTCCGTTACGCCACAGCGAGCGCAGGTTATTGACTTTAGCCGAGCCTATGCGGGGTTACGATCGGTTATTGGTGCTCCGGCAGCCACGAAAATAAGCGACTGGGGCGATTTAAAAGGACATGCAATTACCGTCACCCGGGGCACCACTCAGGATTCAATGCTGACCAAAGATGCGATGAAAAATGGTGTGACCATTCAACGCTACGATGACGATGCTACGCTGGTTACGGCGGCGGTGAGTGGTCAGGCTTACGCTGTCGCTACCTCTGCCACACTGGTTAATCAGATTAAGAAGCAAAACCCTAAGTTGGCATTTGAACCTAAAATGACCCTTACCGTATTTGATTTAGCCATTGGCCTGAAAAAGAATGAACCAGAGCTAAAAGAAAAACTCGATCAGTGGATTGTCACTAATCTCAAAAACGGGAAGCTGAATGCCATTTACGAAAAGTATCATGGCGAACCTATTCCGGCAGAGATCATTAGCAGACCATAA